The genomic segment GGAGGGAAAAGAACAGGAGTTCAGTATCACACTAAAACCTGTAAGTCATTTGTTCTGATCAATAAAGATATTACATCTATATTATGGACAATCATCTGTTCTTCTGAgcttaaaagttttgtgttgtATGCAGCTGCAACCGCTGGTTCCAGTGCATCAATTTGATCAGCTTCCCAGTTATTACATTTTTGCGGGCTTTGTATTTGTACCTCTCACTCAGCCATACCTTCATGAATATGGAGAAGATTGGTACAACACTTCTCCCCGCAGTTTATGCATGCGTGCATTGAAAGATTTACCCAAAAAAGCCGGTCAACAACTTGTCATTGTCTCTCAGGTTTGTGCCTTCTATTCCCTAGTTCTTATCCTTAATTAGTGTTTCAAGCCAAGTACCAGAACCGAATACCATATTACTTTCTGTTCAAAAGATTTTCAACTACAAACTTCCATCAAATAATTCTACTTACAGTTCTGTGTTTGAAGATTTGAAAATCACTTGAGCTACAATGATAATAAGCACTTACAGTCAACGGGATGTCCTGTGTATCCTAAACAACGAAAGCTTGCTTTTGAGCTTTTGTATTGCTAGCAAATATAACAACAATGATGTCTCGCCATTTAGGCATCACCACTGATAATTTAATCTCTGTTTGATATAGGTGTTAATGGATGACATCAACACAGGATACGAGCGTCTCACAGAGCTACAAGTAAGTAAAAGCTAATCTTACGCCTCATTCTAATCACTGCAAATTACTTATGGCAAACAACAAGTTTGAAATGAACAATCATGACTTGTCTATaactgatgaaaaaaaaaaaaaaaactgtatttgtGTTGAAAACAGGTGAAGAAAGTGAATGGAGTGGAAGTGGATAATCTGAGACATCTATGTCAGCTCATAGAGAACTGCAACACCGAGAATTTGAGGGTGGATTTAGAGGATGATGAGAGGGTGATCTTCTTGAACTACCAATCTGCAAAAATCGCCActtctttgattttgaaacGACATAGAATAGCATCTGCAATGTCCAGCGATCTGCTTATTGAACAAAATCTAGTAACGGAGTTggcttcttcttgttctgtggTCTGAGCCAAGGCCAATGCCATATTCAAATTCATTCCATATTTGTAAAACCACAATGTTGTATCCTCATAAACATTTAGGGATTTGATAAGCGGCTTTTCATGAGcctgaattttgaaaattagttaTAGAAAAATTGTTTTGCTCCAAAAATGTTTCGTATCTCCATTTCTAGGTTACGGATAATGTCCCTTGCTCAGGTGAGAAAATTTGTGGTGGAttagttcaaacttcaaactgagttctcttttcaaaatttgagtCTTCGCCTAAAAGTGAATTGGACCCCAAATTTAGTTAGTGCGTAGGGAAACAAACTAGAAAGCCAGActattcattttaatttttttgtcgtCTTTCTTTTCATTACTCTGCTCTCAGCCTCTCACGTTCCAATGAGACGAACAAAAGggacaaaacaaaactagaaagGAAAACACAAATCCCTTTCCGTGTCTTAAGCGAACTGTCACATCCGTACGTGCATCGTATAAAGACGAAAAATACCCTCCAACTACACTAATTATTAATCACACTCTCTCTCTggtgtcttctcttctttctcggGCAGTGAAAGAATTGAAGaaagaaagttttattttcttctgagAAGATGACTTCGTCGTTGTCGTGGGAGATGCAACTAGTGGAAACAGCTAAAGAGGAACTCGAGATTCTTCAGTCTCAGTATCCCAACCGCTTCGCCTACCTCAAATCCGATCTTCAATCTTTCATTTCTCACCTCCGTGAAGATCACGCGCCGCCGCGTATaccatcctcctcctcctcctccgtcgtTCTTACTCAAGGTACTCTCATTCTTATGTTTCTTTTCGTTTGTCTTGTGTTCGTCTTACTCAAGGTACTCtcatttttatttgctttattACTCCATTATTTTTTGTTACTCAGTTCTGAGATTGTTTTTCTTAGTTATTAGTCAGATTATTACATTCACAAGGTCGTCACTATAATTTGCAACAATAGAAATACTACTATATCCTTGGTTTTATTTTCTACTAGGTATGGAGCCCCGGGATAGGATATCGCGGGAactcattttagtaaaatatttattacaaaattctttaactaaatttatttattaaactattcTGATTCCTAAACTATCTaataaacatttcaaaaacatacaattttttgaaacattttttatatctttactgaaaaatattctttaaaaaacaatctTACATTCacatatgattaaataaataattatcaatgctacacacatcaaattaaataaagttttacGATTAACTGCCATGAGATAAAATTGGTGTTATTTCATTCACTTTTATTCGTCGTAACCGTTCGTTCGCATCTTTTCAGTGTAACTTTttatctgtgtttttttgtcgtaattttttgtaaaattttttttagtttctgaaaaaaaataaatgtaatctACAgtcgtttcttctcttcttaaccttacaaccataattttgtatattttataaaccgttacaacttattctcttgttgtcaaatatgatatgtaaatgattatatttttagatttctttttttttttatttgttttaaatgataaaattatgaatacattgTATATGAcactataaatttcttaattaatcatataataaattaaaaatattaaaaatattaattgaggaccattcttaaaatgacataatgatttgtttaaattcatttctattaattattttaatatttttagcataattcaaacatatttctatttccaaaatcaatttttacttaataaaaaatgaatataaatattactattcagtcaatcagtaaaaaaattatcaatcctctcaaatttgaatataactaaacagaaaattatcacatattttatatatttgaatcaaaactcagttatatttttataaaaaaagaatacatatattttcataaaggcagtattgtaaatgaatatataatacaaacaactatATAGATggaacatatttttatataaaacaacctATAGCTATTAAACATTCTGGTAATTAtagtagattatatatatatatatatggttagtccaatattgaatgtacttattacttatttttctcCGTGTAAGATGCTGGTTAATTATCCCGCGTCAcacataaataaacaatataataaatattagaggGGAAGAATAATAGTTAGAACTTATAACAATAACATTTAGGTGTATGATGTAGCATCACAATGTGCGCGTCTAAGGAAGATGGTCGGCCAAGGACGGCCAGTTTCATTGCTCTCACACGttcctcttttttttggcagtcagaatccaaaaccttttcaaacttttataatattttatattcaatatcttttgttgttaagatttcaatttgagtgtattatgactagaactaaatatacaaatttccTTAACCTATATGAAGTTGTAGATAAGTCTTTGTCGTCAAGATAGTTTATTGGACAATCATCTCAACCATCAATCTTTCTGTTGATCACCGGCTTTTCATATCCCAATAAACTGAATATTcataaatgtagaaaatataatagaacaaactgtgatactttatttttatttttaccttgatatttcataatcagatatattttttaaaaaaatagaaatatagaaatccatattattttctatgatacaattagttttctaataaaaaaagcatggagtagacaaatatatatatatatatatatatatatctatatatatatatatacttgtgacaaaaaagaataaacaaacatatatcgAGCCAATATGCTATCATtttctgaaaaaccaacttgaaccacatgttttaacagctaaaaacaaaaatttcggtTTGGATTCATACCAGTAGAATGTTAACCCTCGATGAATAGATGACTGTTTACCTAgaaactgaatataattaaatattacaacgattaacaaaatatatcaaactgcaATAAATTTCTCACAGTGATGAGACGtcatttctaaaaaattatctcttaactaatacaaatataaagaaaatgaatacaatgatgagaagttatttatatatagatttctaaagatgtaaacatttgaatagacacaactgtttgtaaaagtcacaactctatattcaacagcTGCAACTGTAAaatttttctgtcaaaaatataaaataaagaaaatttgaatacaatgatgagaagtcacttatatataaatttataaagatgtgaacatttgaatagacaaaactgtttgtaagagatacaactctacatttaacagacgcaaatttttagagagatgcaactgttaaaattttatgtcaaaataaaaattatatatattttacgaaaatgtactacgaaaaatcgcaactgttgttggcattttttcagattgttattattatatttgaatacaatgataagaagttatttatatatagatttctaaagatgagaacatttgaatagacacaattgtttataaaagacacaactctatatatagacgcaactttttaagagacacaactctacatttaacagatgcaactttttagagagatgcaaccgttgaaattttctgtcaaagaaaaaaaattatatatatattacgaaaATGTACGACAAAAAATCACAACTGTTGTTGGCATCTTttcatattgttattattatatagaaaagATGGGAACATTTGAacagacacaactgtttgtaaaagacacaactctatactcaacagacgcaactgtaaaaattatatatatatatatattttacgaaaaggtacgacgaaaaaTCACAACTGTTGTTGacattttttcagattgttattattatatagaaaagATGGGAACATTTGAACAGACACaattgtttgtaaaagacacaactctatactcaacagacgcaactgtaaaaattttctgtcaaaaaaataaaataaagaaaattagaatacaatgatgagaagtcacttatatataaatttataaagatgtgaacatttgaatagacacaattgtttgtaagagacacaactctatatttaacagacgcaactttttagagagttGCAACCGTTAAAGTTTTCtgtcaaagatatatatatatatatatatatatattacgaaaaggtacgacgaaaaaTTGTAACTGTTGTTGGCATTTTTTCAGATAGTTATTGTTATATAGATTACTCTTATGTTTTAGAAAGATAAAAgttattttgtgttttctaatttctatacaACATTTATATTCTAATTTATCTTTTATCAATTAACAGTGATACCACTCGAATAAGTAATAACCTTTCTTTTATGATGATAAATCCTTACTTTATCCAtggtgaattttttttcttttttctttttttttttttctgtgaaaaCCATGTTGAAATGTTTTCTGATAATTTGTTCTGAAACATGGATAGGGAATTtgttctaaataaaaaataggatACTCACTCTCAAAAGTGCGATAGTTATTCTCATCAACTGTCCGGTCGACATCAAACACAATGTTTTGTCCGTCTTATAGACCACATTTATGGAATCGTTTGTTTGGTCGTCATCGctgttggaacttggaagtaCAGATGGATGTATGCCAATATTTTCCTAAAGCtccaaaaatccaaatataatttttgtactTTCTAGAGTAATTAAGTAGAATTGGGACGAACAAGAAACGATATCTTTCCGATAATGAAGATTCATTTGTCTAGTATTAAAATATCCGTTATATCTAgcataagttaaaaaaaaaaaagtatatgaaaaAATTGCTATTAATTGTTGTTGATGCATTGGACAGAGTCATCAAACTGTAAGAATAAGCAAAAACATAAGAAGAGAAAGTGGGTCATGGACAATTTTGGAGACCAAGCGTCGTCGTCAACCATAGGAAAGATCCACAAGAACAATAATAACAAGATGGGCCAGAGAGTGGTCACgaagagaaaaaatagagttgAAATGGTTCTTGAGAGAGCTCAACTTTGTCTCCAGAAGATAAGAGACGTGAAAGCCTCTTTGTGTTGACCTTTTCTTTACATCTTTTGCTGAAATGTATGTATAAGGAAAAATAGTTACCGTCCGAAAAATGTATTGGAAAGTGATGAAAAGTAAAATGCTTCTCGAAAAATAGGTATAGACAGTTGAACAATATATCTGTCTTTTTGGTCAATGAGAAagactttcatttttttttagtctctTATTGAAAACTTTTATGAATTTCTCGTTTTATGACAAAATGAATTATTTCTTCCTCActgtaaaaagcaaaaatagAGAAACCCAACTgattactttgattttttttattaaaagaaatctgtttttttgtttttgtttctcgttGTTAATCAGactaaaaaatccaaaagaggTCATTAATCTTAAGCTTAGCGAAACATAAATTGGCTCTACAAACTAGAATTTTTACGAAGATGATTTTTCTAACCCAATAATGAAAACATTGAAATCCAAAACTTCGTTTGTGTGCCGTAGATtaataagaaaccaaaactcCAAAACCGGATTAAGTTTGAGAAATGTGCTCAATATGTGCCCTATACGAGCTCCTGATcggtttttatatatatttttttgtctaatcGGTTATTTATATCACCATAGAATAATGAATATTGCGAAGCATTATCGAATGCTTACAAGCATCTACAAATACCGCCAACCAACGACTCTAAACACTCTACTCCATTCTATCACACATCGGCAAAGAAATATGATATGTCCACTTCTTTATTCCCAATTAAATTTCAATCACTACCAAACTTCCCATCTTTCGACATAACTCTACTATGCAATCTAAGATTGATTAAGCGTGCATGAtggaaatttcttttataatttcattttttcttgattctttcttttcaagagatttgaattttttttcgttttcttttcgttttttttttccttcattagTCTTTTTATTCTTCATTTAAATCAAACATTCGAGAAGAAGAGCTGAAGAGGTAACTAACAAATTTTATCTACCCTAGCTACAATATATAGTTCCAGATTTATGATCCAAAACTTCGTAGTAAACagaaccaaccaaaaaaaaacaacaacaaaattatgaaCAATTGGAAAtataatgtttcttttattaattatttacaagtgtgaaacaaaattgttctttcttaaaaaataaaggaGACGACCGTGGATGGGGGGAACTACAACACTCAACCCCTCCGTATTGtaatgaataaatattaaaataattatgaataaGAAACGAAATTATAGTCTAAACCTGTATTTGCAGTTACTATTTTTAACCCTGATCACACTGTTAGCAGCCAAGCTATCAACGGATACACCACACCTAACCAAGACTCTCACTTCCATCAACTTTAATTTCCCGAGTTTGATCCGAACCGGTTGGGTAACTCTAATCCGTAACGGTACGTTCCCTGTTAACCGTTGTTGCTCTTGCAGTATAGTCATTAAACTTGTTGCATTCTGATTAAAACCAGTCATTTCTACGTTTATAACAGTCGTGTTCTCATGTCCTTGGTAGAATTTTGGCAAGGACCCTGTAGTCAAAATCACAAAACCCGGTTAACCATTCTGaatcaatttaaaccaaataaaactagAATAGCGAACCGATTTTTAACGTACCATTACTGAGACTTGTTTGCATGTACAAGACGCTAATTCTGCTTCCGTCTTCATAGTAAATTCCAATTTTCTCGTTGGGATTTTTCGCGGTGATGGTGACGTTAAACGCCGTGGATAAACTCAAGTCTTGGTTTAGTTGAAACCGGGTGAGCTGTAACCGGTCGATATTGTAATCCGGAACTTTCGGTCTAAAGACAAGGTAGAGTATACCAACTATCGCTCCTACGATGACAATAAGGAGAAAGATGACGAGAAGCGTGTAGCAAACGCATTTGCACCAACAGCTTCTTGATCCTTTCTTGTTCCTCGGAGGATCCAACGGCGGTGCTTGCTGACTCTTGGTGGGATCACCGTGTTCTGATCTCGAGGAGTCGCGTGGAACAAGTGGAGCCGTTGGATGTGGTGGAGCTTCAGGGTCGCTTACCGGATAAATTTTCTGTTGATCGGACATGTTAACTTACGTTCTTGATTCTGCTTGAAGAGAATTAAGCAAgtctttttaatgttaaaaagaGAAGCAACGTATCTTCAcgttttcttttggttaattgtatatataagttGTTAGGTGTTGTTTAATAGTAGTTAATAGtatgaaaagaaaagtagaaaaagCGACTCTTGCAAGtaataaaagaattattttaattcGCATATCAAACGTGTCTTTTGAATTTCCTGCGCCTTTTTTGGACCGTAATCGTGACTGCTCGATTAAATGTTGGAAATCATGTTCAAGCAAGAATAAGTTAATTGTCAATTTTGGGGTTCGGCGGCTATGAGTACGAAAGTTCTTTTACAATGAGGTGTGTCATGTGTGCCGTGGCGTATGGCAACAGAAAGTCGGCTTTTTTAACCTCTCTATAACTGGTCTGTGTATTAAATTAACACTAGAAATATATTgggaaattctcaaaaataacacaaatttaagggtttttttcaaactttcaaaattaGCACAAATGCTCTAATAACatactaaagattttaaatattaattaaaatatttaataaaaaatctcaaTCATTATCTCTCTAGAAATCGTAACTATaagtttgagattttatttcaCCGGCGATGAGCTCTGATCGGAACGATGAAGCAGTTTCACAATCGAATCGTGACGAAGAAACAATTTCGCCAATAGAATCCTTACTCTACAAGACCTTGAAGCATCCTAGATCTCTCACCAATCGATTTTCATCGATGATCTATCGCCGTATTCTCGCTGCTGACGTATTCCCATCGCTGATTTGTCCTCGCCGATCTTATCATCTCGCCAATCTCATCGTCTCACCTTATTTACCTTTTGTGAATTGGATCAGATATGATGGAATCTGTGAAACAAGTGAAAGATGAGCAAACAAATCCGGAGATAGGAGACATGAGATTGTGTGATCTCGTTCTTGCTAAAGTCAAAGACTTCTCTATTTGACCTGCTAAGGTATGTGTCCTACTCACCTTCTCTCGCTTAGACCTCCAATTACGTGTTCTAGTGAGTGATTGACTTTGC from the Camelina sativa cultivar DH55 chromosome 12, Cs, whole genome shotgun sequence genome contains:
- the LOC104732596 gene encoding uncharacterized protein LOC104732596: MTSSLSWEMQLVETAKEELEILQSQYPNRFAYLKSDLQSFISHLREDHAPPRIPSSSSSSVVLTQESSNCKNKQKHKKRKWVMDNFGDQASSSTIGKIHKNNNNKMGQRVVTKRKNRVEMVLERAQLCLQKIRDVKASLC
- the LOC104732597 gene encoding protein YLS9-like, with the translated sequence MSDQQKIYPVSDPEAPPHPTAPLVPRDSSRSEHGDPTKSQQAPPLDPPRNKKGSRSCWCKCVCYTLLVIFLLIVIVGAIVGILYLVFRPKVPDYNIDRLQLTRFQLNQDLSLSTAFNVTITAKNPNEKIGIYYEDGSRISVLYMQTSLSNGSLPKFYQGHENTTVINVEMTGFNQNATSLMTILQEQQRLTGNVPLRIRVTQPVRIKLGKLKLMEVRVLVRCGVSVDSLAANSVIRVKNSNCKYRFRL